From the genome of Acipenser ruthenus chromosome 14, fAciRut3.2 maternal haplotype, whole genome shotgun sequence, one region includes:
- the LOC117419914 gene encoding protein SCAF11-like isoform X4 gives MRSNKPKTSDGRDNGEKSRQEHNESAVAVNDEVDRCPICLNLLLQQELALPENCCHVFCLSCILKWAETVTSCPIDRKPFQAIYKQDRVLGCIKIPVKKKVSKTELQECSCNKEKEKRNGSLSYCNGTSRGNLGKYSGRPLCPKSCLEDYERKYTYKSYVCCKNKKDSTTAARKNKVSRGSCSQQLVTDFSCISPSGQTSGTSVANQENCAEFIELYEYEPHFRQKRCRLEAQMLPWLAVSTPLTATGLVRQSFDSCEVLNGVFALRSLLPDATSPASPFAGQFEVIGKECVVTCSKGGEKKNTSRASGTKGSKKKTENATNRRRSARNSQTEESPPTQNPSSPQSNHSDSDTSLTNSPTKATGASKKPEKQTVKRRSKQGAEEDRPNKRKTRVAKNSKKLCSTSPEESENEEEHMAKEESEKKGAAELSKVPLTDEELNATAESSNSSRHSEENSPETSMEPINRNDRMEDSSADETEKNDLPLSPEETEEVPEAKPLSNELPPLSPDEDELEDSEDKSHVEKADSTSHCSERALLSTEEDLRSFEPKFPEGKTNSDCSEPPSPPSEEDMELEAKSPVEKADSVSQSSEQPYSPADEICNLNAKSVNEDNESETEEHTTEKQKESEDQDPKSYLRDPEELHDSEKEYSIDCRNKADEPGEPTDSEESVQGKTLKEKDPPHTDSKETESPESGEKYSLVLFSEDNTEMMSMECDSPSREHHELKTEQGGGIENTNSVTITPDTDNQTVDEKSQDSTTEQKETKRENRQRRSRFHSPSTTWSPKREGKRERRRSRSKSRGRDSPSASRRRSRSRSRDRESDKDGQKSDSSRRERSRERGERRGRRHSRSRSRTRGRVSSSDRAERGGHSPRRRDRGSNDNWRNSRGNDRHRRNDQDWQSDLFGKETSESDNGGTEIPPERSRTENPDWVKEKIKADLDTSNDSRWEENKNDGPRGDSWTRNISPSWKSDRGSGSSRGGYRGGFGQGDQSENRWQSRNSLSGTPNNSGNDSYSRFNENRLNRRKGEQDFTAEPPVDRSGWSSASSWAVRRTLPADVQNYYSRRGRNLSGSQGGWMKPEEETPVQGVHSSTLNMQPNPFNMAHQLPVHIHSGGPLMQVAAPATQGLPPPPPPPPPSQQANFMASQSDGKQPQVVTSAQGGNTFSAPLLPAPSKAPGSAVQGPANVILPSSTTQTSTAGKPFMSKETVKIEANADSSKKEKKCQIQEKAVQEVKLAIKPYYQNKDITKDEYKEIVRKAVEKVCQSKSGEVNSGKVANLVKAYVDKYKHARKNKAEDHEKF, from the exons ATGAGAAGCAACAAGCCAAAGACTTCAGATGGAAGAGATAATG GCGAAAAGAGCAGACAGGAGCATAATGAAAGTGCTGTTGCAGTGAATGACGAAGTAGACAGGTGTCCCATCTGTCTCAACCTCCTCTTGCAACAGGAATTGGCTCTTCCTGAGAACTGCTGTCACGTCTTCTGCCTAAGCTGTATTCTGAAATGGGCAGAA ACAGTCACTTCCTGCCCCATTGACCGTAAGCCTTTCCAAGCAATTTACAAACAAGATCGTGTACTGGGATGCATAAAG ATTCCAGTAAAGAAAAAAGTGAGTAAAACAGAACTACAGGAATGTAGCTGCaacaaagagaaagaaaaaagaaacggCAGCTTGTCATATTGCAACGGCACATCAAG gggaaaTTTAGGAAAGTATTCAGGAAGGCCTCTGTGTCCCAAATCTTGTTTGGAAGATTATGAGAGAAAATATAcat ATAAGTCTTATGtttgttgtaaaaacaaaaaggattCTACAACAGCTGCAAGAAAGAATAAG GTCAGTAGAGGGAGTTGTTCacagcagcttgttacagatttCTCCTGCATTTCTCCGAGTGGTCAGACTAGTGGAACTTCTGTAGCAAATCAAGAGAATTG TGCAGAATTCATAGAATTATATGAATATGAGCCTCACTTCAGACAGAAGAGGTGCAGACTGGAAGCACAGATGCTCCCTTGGCTAGCTGTTTCCACTCCTCTCACTGCAACCGGGTTGGTAAG ACAAAGCTTTGATTCCTGTGAGGTGCTTAATGGCGTGTTTGCTTTGAGATCACTTTTACCAGATGCTACCTCTCCAGCAAGTCCTTTTGCAGGACAATTTG AAGTCATTGGCAAAGAGTGTGTAGTAACCTGTTCCAAgggaggagagaaaaaaaatacttcaagaGCATCTGGTACAAAAGGTTCAAAAAAGAAAACTGAGAATGCAACAAACAGAAGGAGATCTGCCAGAAACAGCCAAACAGAAGAGTCGCCTCCAACGCAAAACCCAAGTTCTCCTCAGTCTAACCACTCGGACTCAGATACATCGCTTACAAACAGTCCCACAAAAGCAACCGGTGCTTcaaaaaaacctgaaaaacaaacagtaaagagAAGGTCCAAGCAAGGTGCTGAAGAGGATCGTCCAAATAAGAGAAAAACCAGAGTAGCTAAAAATTCTAAAAAACTCTGTTCCACTAGTCCTGAGGAAAGTGAAAATGAGGAGGAGCATATGGCTAAAGAAGAGTCAGAGAAGAAAGGAGCAGCTGAACTTTCAAAGGTGCCACTTACAGATGAGGAACTAAATGCAACTGCTGAAAGCAGCAACTCCAGCAGACACTCTGAAGAGAATAGTCCTGAAACCTCAATGGAGCCAATAAACAGAAATGACCGAATGGAAGATAGCAGTGCTGATGAGACAGAGAAAAATGACCTTCCTCTCTCACCCGAGGAGACGGAGGAGGTCCCAGAAGCTAAACCACTTAGCAATGAACTACCACCATTGTCGCCTGATGAAGATGAATTGGAGGACTCTGAGGACAAAAGTCATGTGGAAAAGGCAGACTCTACCTCCCACTGCAGTGAGCGTGCCTTATTGTCCACAGAAGAGGACTTGCGAAGCTTTGAACCTAAATTTCCTGAAGGGAAAACCAATTCTGATTGCAGCGAGCCTCCTTCCCCGCCCTCTGAGGAGGACATGGAATTGGAGGCTAAAAGTCCTGTTGAGAAAGCAGACTCTGTTTCCCAGAGCAGCGAACAGCCTTACTCGCCTGCAGATGAAATTTGCAACTTGAATGCTAAAAGTGTCAATGAGGACAATGAGTCTGAAACTGAAGAACAtactactgaaaaacaaaaagaaagtgaaGACCAAGACCCTAAGAGCTACCTGCGGGATCCAGAGGAATTGCATGACTCTGAAAAAGAATATTCAATAGACTGTAGAAATAAAGCTGATGAGCCAGGTGAACCCACCGATTCGGAGGAATCTGTTCAAGGAAAAACATTGAAAGAAAAAGATCCTCCCCATACTGATTCCAAAGAGACTGAATCCCCAGAAAGTGGAGAAAAAtattctcttgttttgttttctgaggaTAACACTGAGATGATGTCAATGGAGTGTGACTCTCCAAGCAGAGAACATCATGAATTAAAAACAGAACAGGGGGGCGGGATTGAAAATACCAACTCTGTGACTATAACACCGGATACCGACAACCAGACAGTGGATGAGAAATCCCAAGATAGTACCACTGAACAAaaagagacaaagagagagaatCGGCAACGCAGATCTCGGTTTCATTCTCCTTCCACAACCTGGTCTCCAAAGAGGGAAGGTAAAAGAGAGCGTAGAAGATCAAGATCTAAATCCAGGGGTCGAGACTCTCCTTCAGCTTCCAGACGCAGGTCTAGATCACGTAGCAGAGACAGAGAAAGTGACAAAGATGGACAAAAAAGTGACAGTTCTAGAAGAGAGCgcagcagggagagaggagaaagaagagGTAGGAGGCATTCAAGGAGCCGATCAAGAACACGTGGTAGAGTTTCCTCTTCAGACAGAGCTGAGAGGGGTGGTCATTCTCCTCGGAGAAGAGATAGGGGGTCCAATGACAACTGGAGAAATTCCAGGGGGAATGATAGGCACAGGAGAAATGACCAGGATTGGCAAAGTGATCTATTTGGCAAAGAAACATCTGAATCTGACAATGGAGGAACTGAAATTCCACCTGAAAGGAGCAGAACAGAAAATCCAGACTGggtgaaagaaaaaataaaagctgatTTGGACACATCAAATGATTCAAGatgggaagaaaacaaaaatgatggGCCAAGAGGTGATTCCTGGACCCGTAATATTAGCCCAAGTTGGAAATCAGATCGTGGGAGCGGGAGTAGCCGTGGTGGGTATAGAGGTGGTTTTGGACAAGGAGACCAATCGGAAAACCGTTGGCAATCTAGAAATTCTCTCTCAGGGACACCAAACAATTCAGGGAATGACTCTTACAGCAGATTCAATGAGAATCGGCTGAATAGACGAAAAGGTGAACAGGACTTTACAGCCGAGCCTCCTGTAGATCGGTCTGGTTGGTCCTCTGCATCCAGCTGGGCTGTAAGGAGGACTCTACCTGCTGATGTGCAAAATTACTATTCCAGAAGAGGAAGGAACCTGTCGGGTTCACAAGGTGGCTGGATGAAACCAGAGGAAGAGACACCTGTGCAAG GTGTCCATTCCTCAACGTTGAATATGCAGCCCAATCCGTTCAACATGGCCCATCAGTTACCTGTGCATATTCATTCAGGAGGGCCACTCATGCAAGTAGCTGCTCCAGCCACTCAGGGTTTACctcctccaccccctcctcctccaccatcTCAGCAAGCAAACTTCATGGCATCTCAATCTGATGGAAAGCAACCACAG GTAGTGACCAGTGCGCAGGGGGGGAACACGTTCAGTGCACCTCTCTTGCCTGCGCCGTCAAAAGCTCCGGGAAGTGCAGTTCAGGGACCAGCTAATGTAATTCTACCATCGTCAACAACCCAGACCAGCACAGCTGGAAAACCTTTTATGAGTAAAGAAACGGTGAAAATTGAAGCAAATGCAGACAGTTCCAAGAAAGAAAAG AAATGTCAAATTCAGGAAAAAGCTGTACAAGAAGTGAAACTGGCCATCAAACCGTATTACCAAAACAAGGATATTACCAAGGATGAATATAAAGAGATTGTCCGTAAAGCGGTAGAAAAG GTTTGCCAAAGCAAGAGTGGAGAAGTCAACTCTGGTAAAGTGGCAAATCTGGTTAAGGCGTACGTCGATAAATACAAGCATGCCCGCAAGAATAAGGCAGAAGACCATGAAAAATTCTGA